DNA from Granulicella arctica:
CGCAAAGAAGTTTAGTCCCCCATGAAGAGAGGGACTAGTTTCCGCTCTTCGAATTGCTCGTCATCTTGCGCAGGATAAACTCCTGTGCCAGCGCGTTCGTGATACGGCCACCCGTTGTAAGAAGAGCGCTGCTGAAGACCAGTCCTGCGCCGCGATCCTGCTTCGGATAGTAGAGGTTGGCGAGTGCTCCCGAGGCCAGGTCGCCTCCGACGCTGGAGTAGTTGAACTGCCAGTTGCCGTTGTCTCCCTTGGCCACGAACGGGGCGGAGATCGCGTGGAGGGCACGCGATTTTTTCGTGCCTGTTCCCTGATAGAAGTAGCGAGGGTCCTGATGCAGGAGCGAGGGCAGGATGGCGCCGCCGATCAGGATGTCCGAGGCGCCGTTGGCGTAGGCAGCACCGAAGCGCTCACCGTAGCCCTTCGCGCCTTGAACGTAGCTGGGCTTGCTTGCCGATGCCTGATTGATGCCGGCGATGAAGCCTGCACCGGCAAAGCTCACGACATCCGTAGCGGCGCGGAAGGCGAGTTGATACTTCAGCTTCGTCGTAAGCGGCACGAACTGCTGATCGTATACGACATAGAAGTTAGGAATGACGCCGAAGACGCGCTGCTTCTCTTCGGCCTTGACCTGCTCAAGGGCGATCTGTTCGGAGAAGACTGCGTTCACCGTTGTCTCGACGGCTCCGACCGTCAGCTTGATGTCTGTCATCTCCAGTAGCTGGCCGGGAGTAAGGGTAACAGCGGGCGAGGTCCAGTCTGCAAAGCCTTTTGCACGAATGGTGAGGTGATAGGAGGCTGCCGGACGGAGACCATTGAGGGCGAACGCTCCGCTATCGTTTGCAACGGCGGTGCGGTGATCACTGGAAGCAGGTCCATCCACGACGATGGTGGCTCCGGGCACAGCGGCGTTGTCGACATCGGTCACGATACCGGTGAT
Protein-coding regions in this window:
- a CDS encoding carboxypeptidase-like regulatory domain-containing protein — translated: MPIKQALCLFVLCLSSIATPCEEILAPTPQSASITGIVTDVDNAAVPGATIVVDGPASSDHRTAVANDSGAFALNGLRPAASYHLTIRAKGFADWTSPAVTLTPGQLLEMTDIKLTVGAVETTVNAVFSEQIALEQVKAEEKQRVFGVIPNFYVVYDQQFVPLTTKLKYQLAFRAATDVVSFAGAGFIAGINQASASKPSYVQGAKGYGERFGAAYANGASDILIGGAILPSLLHQDPRYFYQGTGTKKSRALHAISAPFVAKGDNGNWQFNYSSVGGDLASGALANLYYPKQDRGAGLVFSSALLTTGGRITNALAQEFILRKMTSNSKSGN